CAGTAACCCTTGGGTGTTAGCGCCAAGGTTTCCACTCCAAAGCCcaaggaaggaggcaggcagggtggaCAGAAGGACCTTTATTTACAGGGAAGGGGGACAGATGAGGATTTAAGCATTCAGGGCTCCCAGCTATTGATGGTAAAGGCAAAGGTAGTGTCATCTCTTTTTTTGCTGGCGACCTGTAAAGGAGGAAAAGTAAATACAAGATTTGTCCCATCTTTTGCTTTCTGCAAAGGTGGTCTTCTTCCCAGTTCTTTGGCTAGACTTGTAAAGAGGTAATGTCTTAGGCCACCAAACATGTTCACGCCACATTAATAAAAGAAGAGATGATACAACAAAAATACTATGCTTCTAAACAGGTATGTCTAGCTTCCTTTCCACTTTTCTACAGGTATAGATTTGGGGCAGGGGACTTTTCTCTACTTTCGGACCACTTAGAGTATTTGAATTTCTCATTCGAATATCGCTTGGGCGGCACCCCCAGCTGTTAGTAAGTCCCCTTCAGGACTGTCCATCAGCTTCTGCACCTACTTGACCCTCCTTCCCAACATCATGTCTGCAGTTACTCACGTAGTTCGTTGTTCCGGGTCATGGCCTGGGCTGCCCGAGCTCGTGGCCCCTGCTGTGTAAAATGGTAGCCGAAGCGGACGATGGAGGGACACTGTTCGAGCACTGTGGCCATCTCCATCTCCACTGCATCCCCAGGCCACTggcgctgggggagggagagatgaaagCTGTCAGCCACTCTCTGGGTTGTTCACTGCTCCAGACCACCCACCCTTTGGGATGTCAGTGAGGCTTGTTTCTCTAAAGTGGGTGATGAGAGGTACTGATTTGGCTGCCCTCATAGGGACAATGAAAAGAAATCAACAAGATCAGATGAGATCCTGACCCAGTGGCTGCCTCAGGGAGGAGACTCAGGAAGCATTAGCTGAATGCAAACCCCAAGGGAAGGAAATGCTGACCTGGTTGTCTACACGGAGCTCAGTGAGCGTGGCATTTTCCCGAACTGCCTTCAGCACAGCCATGAGCCCTGTGCTGCTAATGAAGTTGGATTCAATGTTCAGGCTCTGGAGGCTACGATTCTCACGCAACATGTCAGCCACCACCTGGGTAGCAGGGACTTGGGTTAGGATTAGGGGCCAGTTTCACAGATGActgaggagagagaatgggagcaGGAGGGAAACACAGCTCTTTGAGATGAGTCCTTGGGGAGCTGTAGGTGGAGCTAGAGGGAGACAGAAGTGAGGGTAGGTAGCAGGGAGATTAAGTGTACAGTAGAGTTGAGGTGAGGCAGAGAGGGTTGTGGCTCTTTGGGAAGATGATCTGAGGGTTTCAGAGCTGTGAGCCTTAGGAGTCTCCAGCAGGGCTACCCTAGGAGAGCATGAGGAGAATAGCACCCCCAGCACAGCCCTTTATGACAACCCTGCCAGGGAAGCATATCCGGTTATGGGGAGAGGGCTAGGGATGTCAACCAGCCTTACATTGGCAATTGGGTCGCCACTCCTCGTGGCCACCAGACTGAGGCTCCGGACATGGGTATTTGTCTTCATGGCCTCACACAGTTCAGTTAGCTTGGGTATTGGGATGTCCTGTTAGAGCAGAACAGGAGCAGATGGTGAGCCAAGGAACTCCCATGTCAGCAGTTATCCAAGTGTTATTATTTGGAGGATGGGGGTCAAATACCTGTATATTATTGAGGTTCACCTCCTCCAGCTCCTTGTCGTTGCTTTGCACACGCTTTAGTATCTCCTCGATGTTTGTGGGATTTGGGGGCTCGTCTGGCACTGGCTTATACTTGTCAGGCTGCACCACACCTGTGGGTGAGAGCAGGAAGGAAACCCCACATCCTCCACAACCTCCTCCCTGTTGGTTCTATTATCACTTACGCACATGCCCCCTCCCAGATTCACCTGTTTCATCCTTTGCTACCTTTCCTCAGACTCTGGGACTGCCTGGGGCCAAGAGCCCTGGGGCCACGCTCTCAAACACACTCACTGCTAATGCCTTCGGTGTTGCAGATTTCTCCACTGCAGAGGGCATCATAGTATTGCTTGTTGCTCATCAGTGTGTACATGCCCAGAATTGCTGGAAAGAGGAAGCAGAGGGGGGACACAGAATGAGAAGAAGGGATTTGTTCCAAGCCACCCCTGCCACCTCATTCTGACTCTGTTGCATTTTTTAAGCTTGACCTCTTCCACTCTTCCAAAGAGGTTCCCCTTCCCTTGGCCCCAGGGGTTCTTTCTGTAAACTGCTTAAGGCAgtggtttttaaaactttgtgaGAGAGCTAAAGAAAGGTCCCTAAGGAGCCACTAGAGGGTGAGGAAGTCTGTCCAACTTCCTCCTGTTTTCAGCCAGAATAGTTCTACTTTTACTTGCTTTATAATCCCTGTAAAATGTCCTTGAGATGttaacttatttaattaaaaaaaaccacaaatgaATGActaacataaataagaaaaattaaaacccgTTACCTGAGGCTTTCTCAAACATTCATGTCCTGGTTCAGGGCCTTCCCTACTAACCCCATACCATGAATAGGAGCTCCTGCCCCTGATCTTACCACCCTCCTCAACTTCCCCAGCTGCCTACCTGCAATATCACACATTTCAGCATCTGTGGCATTGGCCAGTGCCGCCTCCAGCTCAGGCTCCAGAGTGATCTGCTCCTCTGGTGGAATTTCCCTTTTGGGCTGAATATAGGGTTTCCCtgatggggagaggaagggtgatTCAGGTAGAGGCCATTTCTCCTAAGATCCTGGCCTccagcttcctttccttctctgggaGGTTTTGGAATGCTGGGTCACTAGGGGACAATAAAAAGCCTGAATCCTCTACAAGCTCAGGGCTCCTGAGTCCCCTATCTTTTATAAGAGCTGAAGAGTGCAAGTTTGCATGCAGGTATCAGGGCAGTGGAGTTCCTGAGCTGGCAGGGAAGCTGGAGCAGGAACATGTGAGAGAGAGCCATGTGTTGTGGGAGGCATGGATGGTAGGGTGTCCATACCCTTCTTCTCGCCTGTGAAGGGCACCAAGTCATCTCGCTCTTTGACCTCTAGTGCTTGCTGCTCCAGGTACTGCAAGAGAGCCTCTCGGTCCAATGGCCCCGTTGGGCTCTTCTTTGTCTGGTCACGTTGTCTTAGTCCAGCTGGCAGGAGCATGTTCTTAGGGATGAGTTTTGGGGAGCAAGTCAGACCTCCCTTCTGATGTGAGGCACCTCCACGGCTCCCTAAAACATCTCCAGATACCTGTTCCTGGGCCCTCTTGGGACTCCAGGCCCTGTAGGTAGCCCCGGTCTCAGCCACCCAGGGCCCTGCACCCTTCCCCAAATGCCTGGGGACTGCCCCTGGTTCCTTCGTTCTGGAGCCCCTACCTCGGGGTCCATTTCCTGTAGCTCACAGTCCAGCTTC
The sequence above is drawn from the Desmodus rotundus isolate HL8 chromosome 12, HLdesRot8A.1, whole genome shotgun sequence genome and encodes:
- the TMOD4 gene encoding tropomodulin-4, which translates into the protein MSSYLKELEKYRDIDEDEILRTLSPEELEKLDCELQEMDPENMLLPAGLRQRDQTKKSPTGPLDREALLQYLEQQALEVKERDDLVPFTGEKKGKPYIQPKREIPPEEQITLEPELEAALANATDAEMCDIAAILGMYTLMSNKQYYDALCSGEICNTEGISSVVQPDKYKPVPDEPPNPTNIEEILKRVQSNDKELEEVNLNNIQDIPIPKLTELCEAMKTNTHVRSLSLVATRSGDPIANVVADMLRENRSLQSLNIESNFISSTGLMAVLKAVRENATLTELRVDNQRQWPGDAVEMEMATVLEQCPSIVRFGYHFTQQGPRARAAQAMTRNNELRRQQKKR